TCCCTTTTGTCCTGGCCTAAAGACCACGAGTCATTTCCCCATCAAGCAATAcacttttgcatatttttggttttatttacccagattGCCTTGTGCCATAGTCCcattcctgcttttggagcagtctctggtctgcttggtgTTCGAACTTGGTGCCACAGATCacttcaaccaatcagagaacaaggtttgtaggtggaccaAAGTTTGCTTCTTTGGTCAATTGTGCactcacacctccccaaacaaaccggactttctaggtcAGCAAACTAGAGATTGATCAAAGTACACTAAACAGGGCTAGTGTGGATGAACTGGTTTctcccagtgtattataagcctggtgggtcCCCAGGCTTTCCTTGCGCCCCACTaggctaagcattgtttatttatatatatatatatgtccaCCAGCTGATAatgcaacaaataaatgttttttaatacaCCAGTGACAGACAGAACAAAGAGTCTCTTTGGTGAAAGGGTTGGAAGCACAATGGCAACATACTGTAGTATGGTCAGTATGTGAACACATAAGGAGACTGAGGTCAGGCGTCTTCTTTTATTGACTGGATCTCTACAACCACTGTCCGTCTTTACTGGTCTACACACTAACAACTTCAAGaaagttggtgtttaggtaatgttaataatgtcttccaataacCCATAATTACttagtcatattttaaaatttcctgtcaacttgaaacatttttcaactcaaaaacatggTAGTGTCCTCTACCATCAGggttagcaagttttctgggagaAACCCTGAAAGATATTCGCCACATATGTGGCGAATATGCCGACACTCGTACCTCTACGTATGGCGGCCAGCAGGTCGGAGCGTGCGTCGCTCATTGGAATCATCCCCAGCATGGTTGACTTCCTCGTCGAAGGCGCCGAATCCACGGCTGTCTGGCCGACAGCGGCGTGAGGCGGGGATGGGTGAGCCTGGTGTCCAGCGGGCACGCCAGGAGGTGGGGGCGGAGGGGCAGCTGGAGGTGCACCTGAAGGGGGGTGGGCGGGGGAGGGTACGTAGTTGgcagggggaggaggaggggagggggagtagTGGCAGGAGAGGGCAGAGGAGGTCGGTGGGATGGCGGAGGTGGCCGCAGAAGGCGGCGCTGTGGCGGAATCGAAGGCAGTCTGGGCGGATGGGATGGTTGGCGGGGGTGGGGGAGGAGCTGGAGGGATGTAATACTCTGGTATGGTGGAGGGCTGCCCACTACAGAGTGAGAAAGAggaaacacacattcatatgGGTCGGTACTAAATCATCTTTTCAGAAACATCTGTAGACACGACTGCATTTCTTTGCATGTGGAGCTGACAAGTGAGATCTAATCACCAACGCTCGGTGCGAACAATCAGGCTCACAGCTCTCCCATACTTCACCTTGAGACGTCGTCTCCTCCGTGGACGACAACTTTGCAATTTCCATTCAAGActttttttcacaatgtttgCAGGTATTTTGTGCAAACTCATACCAATCCACGTAATTCCTCAATGTGTCTGATAAACACtccaaaaacatattcatgtcgCCTGCGGATACAACAACAGGAGACCTGCCCACTAACTTCAGACTAACACATCTCACAGAACGCTATGTGAAATTGTTTGTTGAGAAGCGGAATAGGACGGCTCACTGCGAACAAGATGACGCAATTTTTGCCACGTGACTACATCAATGAGAGCCGATTTCAATGCTTCGGATGAAGTAGGGGAGAGCCTTTAGAGTTGTCCACTTGAAATCCAACCAGCCAGGATGAATGTTAGTGCCAACCCCAGGTAGAACCACAGACTCCAATACAACCTCTAAGACTTCTACTTAGTTTCTTTGGActggaaagagaaaacaatagtCTCACCCCAGGGCACTAAATTCTGCAATCTCATGAAAAAACAGAGGTTCATCAACGTAATGGAAGAAGATTCAAACCTTGAAGTCCTCAATGTTTCAGCTAAATCAAAGCCACTGAACCATTTAAACTGTAATATTCGCCACTGTCTCACTTTGTCAGTCAAATTAGTAAGCCTACCCGTACCCAGCTCGGTATTCCTTTATCGACTGCTGCCTTGGCCCATTGACCGTTGGATCTCCCCCGGCCTGGACCCCGTGTCCTGATGGGGTCCTGCCGAGGGAAGCTGCGTGTCGACCCGGTGGTCCTGCCCCGGCGGCTCCTGGGGGCTGGTTGGCTGGCCTCAGGCCGCGATCGAGCGACTGTGTCTGGGCGGCAGCAAGGTGATCCCTGGCATGGTGGTCAGCGGGATGGGCAGCGCTTGGAGCCTGGGTAGCCGGGTGGTTGGGACTTGCCGGGTAGGAGTCGGACGCCATTGACCTATTGGGTTAAAATTGAGGAGGGGAGCGGGGCTTTATTCACGCATAGCCTAAAGTAAGTGATATCAATGGAAAATACAATGTTTAATCAACGACCTGAGCCTGGATTCCATTTTAGTTGATTTCCATttgctttaacattttaatgtttggcTATTTGTACTTCTACCAAACTGTGATGCTCTGATTAGTATATTTGAAAAGAACAAATACAACATTGGGTTTCACTTAAGAGTCTCCATAAGAGGGCAGCACAGAACTTCAAATGACACAAGTAAAGAACATTTCACAGTGTCTTGAAAATATTGGTGgacgtttatcatttattgaaaatttcTTATCAAGATAAGAATTTTGACTTATAGATGTGacaataaaatccaattaatgatgtttaaaacaccCTACAACTGTCCTTATTGTCGGGATTGATAGcttccatcaactctgaccccTACCATAACGTTTCAAGATGACGGGAAATTGactaaaaagttacatttgaccttcttccacatattttctgttctcTACATGTCTTCGGACAAAAAGGTTAGGATTTTACTTTGCATTATCAAAGTAAAGTGGGTCTGAATACTTGGAACAACGTATAATTTTCCCCCCTAATTTTGAGACTTAcatgctgctttgtgttggtctaataCATTGCGATTTCTGTGTGTaatatagcaaaaaataaaaataggttcAAAGGGTATTAACATGTCTTCAAGAAACTGTAAGCCACTATATTTTGCTCGTCTTTAAATGTGTTGCTGTGTCTTTATGCAATTGCAATCCGAAAATTTCCAACAGAACACATTTAAGTAAATATGGTCAAATGAATTTGCGCTTAGCttgtctgaaataaacaaaaagaaacaaactgatgtGTTAGAAAGGTACAACTGAAGTGGTTTGGGGTTAGCATGTACCTGCTATCTGGGGAGAGGGATCCTTCAGACGACATGCCGTGGTAAGGGGAGGGGGTGAGCCTGGCATCGGGTCGAAATTCTTTATCGTAGGCCAGAACGTTCCATTCCTGACGCCTGTTACGAGCCTTACGCACCTGCGGGACGAaacaacaggaaagaaaaacacaactggTAAAATCTatgctttcttctttcttttggtATAAGATAAAAGATGACTGAGcatactttttttaatctatttttgtcaaacaaaaaattatcatAAGTTCCCCAACCTTATAACCaattgaatatttgttaaaagaatcaaaaacaaacaaacaaaaaaactcaaagagcatgtaaatgtatttcatgACAATATAATTATAAGTCTCACAAAATTAGCTTTTGTAATAACTTCACAACCTTGTCATTGAAATAGGTCAATGTGTGGGCTTTGCAGGGCCTcaaaaaaaactcagcaaaaGGTCCACTCCCAGGAAAATGACTAActaatgtaactttttttttttttaaaaagtatttcttttttacatttttgttaaaactgttaccacaacatgaaacagaaaatctgtgaaaacaaatcaCAACTGTGCTGAagcacctcctccctgagctacttcAGCAATCTGCTAAAATGCACCACTCTcgatcaaaaacaaccaattatAGCCAGGACCTGGGTCTTATTGCTGTCGATAGACCTTGGGTAcgcgctgctcaatgtgctaataaCCACCTATTCACCATCACTGGTGGACATGTAATctaacattagtattgttgacATGCTCTGATATTGGGAAGAAGCTACAGAGTAGCAGAGAGCAAGTGGGGGCGGGGGGCAAGAGTAAGGAGTGAACGGCGTGTACACGAGCGTGATTggcagtgctaagaccctcctcctggctctgattggttgcttcttattagcactgggagaaggcagagaaactagatttttttcacagattatcagtCTCATACTATGCCATCACGACATAGTGGCAGCtacaacaaatatgtaaacaaatctatatttttttatagatgTTACATATcgaatatttaaatgtatcaaGAGCAAGCGGTTACCAACCTTTTTCACCTCTCTGCTTGGGTCTTCCACCTGCCGCTGCTGCTCCTGTGGAGGATACACAGACAAACAGGAGTGGAAAGGACCTCAGTCATTAGCTACTGGCTCTTTGTTTGCAGAAGGAAAGTGATCTGGACCCCTTTTTACCATCACActgaaccaaacacacacacacacacacccactggTCTACTCACTACCCAGTTCACTACTGTGAAACACGGACTATCACACAACGGACGACGGAGCCAAAAATGGGTGGGAATACAACAAACCAACCAAAATCAAACACAGGAGGTCAGAGAGAGAGGGGTGAGATGGTGAGATAAGGTGACGgtatacacacagacacacacaccggCGGGAGTTcataggggtgtgtgtgtagatttagttttttcatacagTGAGGACTTTGTTTTAGTGCTGTTTCTAAATTACAAGGTGTATGTAAGACTTCCTTTTTCAGAGGTGAGtgtataatgtgttttaatggaGAGTGAGGGCAGGAAGTGAGGGGCGTTGGGGTGGTGGTAGCGGTAGGGGGGTTAGGGGTCTGGGTCGCCTTACAGAGATGGACAGGGGGCTCCTGGGTGGGGCCTGTCTGGAGTGGGGCCTGTCGGGGTGGGCCGGACAGCCCTATGGAAACATGGGAGAAAGACAAGCTGGTGCATTAGActgagcagaggaagaggaaggggaTGCGCATCTTCCAAGGCCAGCAAGCTATAGACAACTGAGAGAAAGGAAGGAGCAGGCGCTGAGGGAATAAAGTAGAGTGATGTCTCAGGCagcctgctgcagctttttccATCCTCTTACacctgttgttttttcttaagtGAACGCTTGATGTAAGGTTCAAAATTTTATAAATCAGTACATTTAGAAGGAAGggaacagaaaaatatgaaataagcATTAAATTCGACACAAATATTGACAAAAGGCAGCAAATGCATACAGCAGCAGCTGTTCTGGGATCTGAATggaaggatttcttttttttgttagacTAAATCAACGTAATATACTATCAAACGTCAGCTGTGAAAAGGCTTCAAACAGCAAGTCCATGCAACTTCTTCCAATTCACTGGAAGTGGCTCataattaaatcagtttttttttttaatgatttatttccagttttcaaaacaatgaatgacagatttaaataattattttgcaggtcatttatttattgtaatttggcccttttttgttttcatacaaaACAGCTGTTTAATTGAGTATGCTTAAAAGTGAGGTGTGTAATTGGAAACCAAAGTATTTGAATCAACTCTACCAATTCTGCCAAGTAAAGTAAGCAGACACATGTCTAATGGTTGTTGATGGCTAGAAAATGCATATCATTTAGGTACAACTTGCTAACTACAATAATCAGAATAATAATCAGTGATCAAATATATTAGATCCTGTATGTAAAACTTTGAACCTAGTGGTAAATCTACATTAAATTTGAACTCGAGCATCTACCcattttttaaagctaattgAAGTTTGTAATATAATAATGTAGTATAGAAATAACAgcttataataaaacattaagataTAGTAACAAATTTGCTCTTGTCTCAATTTCAATGACTATAAGCAGTTATTTAAGTTTTCAAAATCTCTGATTATATCTTGTCACTAAGTATcccccagctgctgctgcattcaATAGAGCAAAGCTAAATGGTGAAAACATTAAGATAGGAAAGCATCAacttaaataacaaaagaacaTGACACAAGTCGGCAAAATAGAACAGATAAGCAAATTAAAGCAGAGGATGACTTTATTTCTTGTAACTTTTCTAAAACACactctcctccagctccacaCTGACACACAAGCTGTACGTTCACAACAAAAATACACCTTCACATGCAAATGCACTCCCTATGGAAACGGATGCCTACCTTCTGCCGCCTCTTTTCTTTGCGTTTGTCCTCAGTGGCCTGCAGCATCTTCTCCTTCCACAGGTTAAAGAAGTAGGAGGAATCAGTGTAGAACTTCAGCGCATCCTTCTTGTCGTCCCTTGCAGAGGTAAATAGAGGAGGAGAGGTGAAAAAGTAAGCAACagataagaaagaaaagagagcagACACATCATTTGCTGGAATTAGGCCGACTCCAAATGTAACCCACCTATAGGGGCTGAGGATATTCAGTGGCGGGGGCTTGTCACAGCGGTGGTACATTTCCACCACAGGATTGGGCACAGACGTCCTGGAGACCACCTGCTGGTCTTGAATGGTACTGCTCTTAAATGCTTTCCTCATGTTGATGTCCTGGAGGGAGACTGAAAGACCAGAGGATGTTTCAACTTAGCTGTTTTGAGAAGTTCTGCACAGAAATACCTTTTTATGTCTTAAAGGCGGAATAGATTAGCAGCTAAATCCTGTTAAAACACTACTGTCTGGTCATCTGAACCTTGCTTTCAAATTTTACAGGCAAAAGGACAATTTATGGTTTCAGAATTGTCCGACAACTCCGATAATTACTTATCAGGGTTCTACACTCTGGCATGTGACTACTACTGATGAAAcctaatgttttaataaaatccaaGATAAACAACAAGTGGCCACAAAAGAGCTCCTACTATGGTGGAACCTATTATTGTATACACTTTTTAAGTATGATCAGTTATGTACTTCTATCTAGTTGCAAAGATTGCAACTTTACCTTCAGCCCACACTAGGAATTGATTTTCTttacactgtcataaacaaggaacattttttgaaatacatttatCTTTTACAGCTACAAATACAACAATCTGATTGGAATTTTGATACCACACAACTGGAAAATgatcacatatatatatatacacacatttttgcaaattaaaattttcaagtGTGGTGGCATGCGTTCAGTAATCTGAAACTATATTTTGTGGAACCATCAACAAAATTtgcaagattttattttggatttttaaaaacttttttacaatCAAACAGTCAAACAAGGTGAAGAGTTTCTCGGAAGATCAACCTTTTAGGTCTTGCCACATGTTCTCAGTTTGATTTAGGTCTGGAATCTGTCTATTCTCACATTCATACTAAACATGAtcctaaacacacacagagctggaTAATAACAGAAGCATCTGCACTGTGTTGTTTGCATACgccacagaaacagaaatagcaatgatgtgtgtttgtgcgtgtgtgtgtaagcatgcgtaaaattttatttttgacatacTTTTTGTGGTTACCAGATGTAAGAAAAAGTGTGTCCCCATAAGCATGCTAAAAGTCCTACTGGTATCATAAACCACAAATacgcgtatgtgtgtgtgcgtatcaTTCCTTTAATACTGTAAGAGGTTTAACACAGAGCTATCTAGCATCTTCCATATGGCAGAACACATAGTCACACACATGGGTGGGATCAGCTGACACCAACCCAGCATATAATAAGGTTAAGCCACAAACGGTGTAACATATGTCCCGGTCAGTGATTTACTGAAGGATCATTTATGTGTACAGAGGCTGACAGAACAGTTAGACTCTGAATGCAGTGACTTCCTCCTTAAAAACTAAAAGGCAAAGGGTTGTTTGATTCATATGTAAGTTTGCAGTGAAAGCACTGTACCGTCTGAACAGTGTTTGATCATTGCCTCCTAAGCCTCTGTCCCTGTGGCCAAATGAATAATCCACTGCTGTAGAAGCCAATGAAACTTTGAATCAGACTCATCTTAAAAGAGACTTGACCTACTCTTCCAGCAAACTTATTTTATTCCTCACTGTGtactctctttttcttcatcccTCTAAGTTCTGCAGGATATTCCTTTTTGCACATCCTTGCAAATAATCTAAATACAGTTGATAACCAGAGTAATGAGATAAAACAGAGAGTGAGGGCCTCTGTACATGTCTAGAATCTGCAGAAGTGTTTTACCAATCTTCTGAACATTTACACTGCAGTAGGTGAAACAGAAGAATGtattactgatttttttaaaacactctcTGAGCCAGTAAAAGATATCTGGGGTTTGCACTTCAACAAAAGAACTTATATTTTGCTggttcacaaaatgttttattctgtaatataaaaaatgcaaaaatggtTATTAATAGTTTCTATGAGATTGCTCTAAAGCTCTTTTAGCCTACTTTGTGTCAGACAGGTCTGATTAGATGATTCTTGATTCTACATGTCTAAATGTGTCTAGGAGAATtcaattctgttgtttttagtcCTTTATTataacagttttctgttgatcagaaatattcaagtgtgtaaaataaagcaaaaacagatactatttttaaatttaatactttttaatacCTATTAAATGAGCTGGTcactgttgaaaataaaaaataaatacattttaaattgttctaAATTACtttgaggtatttttttttgtagaatttactttatttttttcattgtgcCGTTTTACTACTCGAAAAAAAGATAAGACATAAGAAGATTAACAAGAAGATTAGCATAAATCTTtcaaattttcctttttcattagcatttttattactgtttgcCTGCCTTGGGAAagagcacacaaacacaccttgctagttaaaaaaaatctgctcaaTCAGCCTCCActtttttagaaacagaaattgatgtctttgttttagaatttgaaataaaatacaaattaatctAAAGCATTTTACCTTTTAAAGGCGTGCCAATAACTGAGGGAGGTGCTGTATGTGAAAGGACAGTGAGCAAAGCATTTGTTTCTCAATACATGTCAAAAATACCCTCAATAATACTAAGGTGATAAAGCTCGTGGGTTTGTATTACTTACTATCTCAGGGTACAATAATTTGAGGAATCAATTGTTCCTTCTATGGCTTAAACCTGATACCATCTATGATAACCTAGTTAAAGTGAACGTCA
The window above is part of the Xiphophorus couchianus chromosome 14, X_couchianus-1.0, whole genome shotgun sequence genome. Proteins encoded here:
- the LOC114157721 gene encoding wiskott-Aldrich syndrome protein family member 3 isoform X1 — protein: MPLVKRNIEPRHLCRGALPDGVTSELECVTNSTLAAIIKQLGSLSRHAEDIFGELFNEANSFYLRMSSLQERVDQLAVKVTQLDSTVEEVSLQDINMRKAFKSSTIQDQQVVSRTSVPNPVVEMYHRCDKPPPLNILSPYRDDKKDALKFYTDSSYFFNLWKEKMLQATEDKRKEKRRQKGCPAHPDRPHSRQAPPRSPLSISEQQRQVEDPSREVKKVRKARNRRQEWNVLAYDKEFRPDARLTPSPYHGMSSEGSLSPDSRSMASDSYPASPNHPATQAPSAAHPADHHARDHLAAAQTQSLDRGLRPANQPPGAAGAGPPGRHAASLGRTPSGHGVQAGGDPTVNGPRQQSIKEYRAGGQPSTIPEYYIPPAPPPPPPTIPSAQTAFDSATAPPSAATSAIPPTSSALSCHYSPSPPPPPANYVPSPAHPPSGAPPAAPPPPPPGVPAGHQAHPSPPHAAVGQTAVDSAPSTRKSTMLGMIPMSDARSDLLAAIRRGIQLRKVQEQREQEAKREPVGNDVATILSRRIAVEYSESDDDSELDENEWSD
- the LOC114157721 gene encoding wiskott-Aldrich syndrome protein family member 3 isoform X2; the protein is MPLVKRNIEPRHLCRGALPDGVTSELECVTNSTLAAIIKQLGSLSRHAEDIFGELFNEANSFYLRMSSLQERVDQLAVKVTQLDSTVEEVSLQDINMRKAFKSSTIQDQQVVSRTSVPNPVVEMYHRCDKPPPLNILSPYRDDKKDALKFYTDSSYFFNLWKEKMLQATEDKRKEKRRQKEQQRQVEDPSREVKKVRKARNRRQEWNVLAYDKEFRPDARLTPSPYHGMSSEGSLSPDSRSMASDSYPASPNHPATQAPSAAHPADHHARDHLAAAQTQSLDRGLRPANQPPGAAGAGPPGRHAASLGRTPSGHGVQAGGDPTVNGPRQQSIKEYRAGGQPSTIPEYYIPPAPPPPPPTIPSAQTAFDSATAPPSAATSAIPPTSSALSCHYSPSPPPPPANYVPSPAHPPSGAPPAAPPPPPPGVPAGHQAHPSPPHAAVGQTAVDSAPSTRKSTMLGMIPMSDARSDLLAAIRRGIQLRKVQEQREQEAKREPVGNDVATILSRRIAVEYSESDDDSELDENEWSD